One region of Ornithinibacter aureus genomic DNA includes:
- a CDS encoding sensor histidine kinase encodes MPDDPLLLVPLVAWLASGLAAVALTPRHGAARALCVAGVLIFAAWVLEAAAMEAVESGSGSAVLNAVADGVFVAKTPAVIALLVLMPTGRFTRPWHRWLVAAAAALGVVATVLRLVGSSHIDVANEPSLAVPNPHATAAMSQAGALGEVLVDAEPLLFLVGVAVLVHRWWREREHRPVLGRMLLGLGALAVLLVLVVLGESTSLPHLVPQPLFLLALAAFPVLLLVDLSSQARGLQRELSESRVRIVTAEDQARRSLERDLHDGVQQQLVGILTLTELAARQSRRDPHAGSATLDEVRAEVQSTITGLRELVSGIRPPALADGGLPAALSDRFARLPDAVTIDLSATAHDRWPPQVEAALYFVACEAVTNALKHAPTSSVRVTLTTTDRGPQLRVADTGPGFTTRPSGAGLRGMQDRIESLGGRFELATAPGGTVLTALIPAEPV; translated from the coding sequence GTGCCCGACGACCCGCTGCTCCTGGTGCCGCTGGTGGCCTGGCTCGCCAGCGGGTTGGCGGCAGTAGCCCTGACGCCACGCCACGGCGCGGCCAGGGCTCTGTGTGTCGCCGGGGTCCTGATCTTCGCGGCCTGGGTTCTGGAGGCGGCGGCGATGGAAGCAGTGGAGAGCGGGTCCGGAAGCGCGGTCCTCAACGCGGTTGCCGATGGTGTCTTCGTGGCCAAGACCCCGGCCGTGATCGCTCTGCTGGTGCTGATGCCCACCGGCCGCTTCACTCGGCCCTGGCACCGGTGGCTGGTCGCCGCCGCGGCCGCGCTCGGTGTCGTGGCCACGGTCTTGCGCCTGGTCGGCTCCTCGCACATCGACGTGGCGAACGAGCCGTCATTGGCCGTGCCGAACCCGCATGCCACTGCGGCCATGTCGCAGGCCGGTGCCCTCGGTGAAGTGCTCGTGGACGCCGAGCCGCTGCTCTTCCTGGTCGGTGTTGCAGTGCTGGTCCACCGGTGGTGGCGTGAGCGCGAGCACCGCCCGGTCCTCGGCCGGATGCTTCTCGGGCTCGGCGCCCTGGCGGTCCTGCTCGTCCTGGTCGTGCTCGGCGAGTCGACCTCGCTGCCGCACCTGGTGCCGCAGCCGCTGTTCCTCCTGGCGCTGGCGGCCTTTCCGGTGCTCCTGCTCGTCGATCTCTCCAGCCAGGCCCGCGGGCTGCAGCGCGAGTTGTCCGAGTCGCGGGTCCGCATCGTCACCGCCGAGGACCAGGCCCGCCGCTCCCTCGAGCGTGACCTGCACGACGGCGTCCAGCAGCAGCTGGTCGGGATCCTCACCCTCACCGAGCTCGCCGCTCGGCAGTCCCGCCGCGACCCGCACGCCGGTAGTGCCACCCTCGACGAGGTCCGCGCCGAGGTGCAGTCCACGATCACCGGCCTGCGGGAGCTCGTCAGCGGGATCCGCCCGCCGGCACTGGCCGACGGGGGCCTGCCGGCCGCGTTGAGTGACCGCTTCGCTCGACTGCCCGACGCCGTGACGATCGACCTGTCCGCCACCGCGCACGACCGGTGGCCGCCGCAGGTCGAGGCAGCGTTGTACTTCGTCGCCTGTGAGGCCGTGACCAACGCGCTCAAGCACGCGCCCACGTCGTCGGTCCGAGTCACCCTCACCACCACCGATCGGGGACCGCAGCTGCGGGTCGCCGACACCGGCCCCGGATTCACAACCCGACCCTCGGGGGCAGGACTGCGCGGGATGCAGGACCGCATCGAGTCCCTCGGTGGCCGATTCGAGCTCGCCACCGCACCCGGCGGGACCGTCCTGACCGCCCTGATCCCGGCGGAGCCGGTATGA